In Paenibacillus guangzhouensis, a single window of DNA contains:
- a CDS encoding DUF3949 domain-containing protein yields MSSTVITLILVGIALAYFVIMIPIQYVYIRELKQQQEKSGLSQSEMYEKMSFSMEQAHFGVQGNLFNIPSSIAANLIYQWRHRK; encoded by the coding sequence ATGTCATCTACCGTGATAACCCTGATTCTCGTCGGCATTGCCCTCGCTTATTTCGTTATCATGATTCCGATCCAATATGTATATATCCGTGAACTGAAGCAACAACAAGAGAAATCAGGTTTATCGCAGAGCGAGATGTATGAGAAAATGTCTTTTTCCATGGAGCAAGCCCATTTCGGCGTACAGGGCAACCTCTTCAACATCCCGTCTTCCATCGCAGCCAACCTGATCTATCAATGGCGTCATCGCAAATGA
- a CDS encoding sugar phosphate isomerase/epimerase family protein translates to MHHMPIGLQLFSVREAMALDFLGTLRQVADIGYTNVEFAFHNTSTDGSFEVGYTAHELKANMDQMGLKVVTSHVSYHPNLDWDQVIRYNAELGSGGVVMPAYFFKDKDDALRLAEWLNASGKKCRAEGMDFYYHNHFHEFQAFDGQTIMDILLENTDPAHVLVEFDTYWALRAGVDPIAYMDRLGTRLGLLHQKDLSAAASPVNLFELEQVSGVLTPEVVFSTVKPADFVEVGTGVMDILGIVKKAEELSSVKYIILEQDVTTKSELESVRESYQNMMKLLK, encoded by the coding sequence ATGCATCACATGCCAATCGGACTACAATTATTCTCTGTTCGCGAAGCGATGGCACTAGATTTCTTGGGCACATTACGTCAAGTGGCGGATATCGGGTATACCAATGTGGAGTTTGCTTTCCATAACACGTCAACGGATGGCAGCTTCGAGGTAGGTTATACGGCGCACGAGCTGAAGGCGAATATGGATCAAATGGGGCTTAAGGTTGTCACGAGTCATGTCTCGTATCATCCAAATTTGGATTGGGACCAAGTGATTCGTTATAATGCAGAACTAGGCAGCGGCGGTGTTGTCATGCCAGCTTATTTCTTCAAGGATAAGGACGATGCGCTGCGGCTCGCGGAATGGCTGAATGCCTCTGGGAAGAAGTGCAGGGCAGAAGGCATGGACTTTTATTATCATAATCATTTTCATGAATTCCAGGCATTCGATGGTCAGACGATCATGGATATTCTACTCGAGAATACCGATCCAGCACATGTCCTTGTAGAATTCGATACCTATTGGGCACTTCGAGCAGGCGTGGATCCGATTGCGTATATGGACCGGCTCGGAACTCGCCTAGGGTTATTGCATCAGAAGGATTTGAGCGCTGCAGCTTCCCCTGTCAATTTATTCGAGCTTGAGCAAGTCTCAGGTGTTCTTACGCCAGAAGTCGTCTTCAGTACCGTAAAGCCGGCAGATTTCGTTGAAGTGGGGACAGGTGTGATGGATATTCTCGGGATCGTGAAGAAAGCCGAAGAGCTGAGCTCCGTCAAATATATCATTCTGGAGCAGGATGTCACGACGAAGTCCGAGCTTGAGAGTGTGCGTGAAAGCTATCAGAATATGATGAAATTATTGAAGTAA
- a CDS encoding SDR family NAD(P)-dependent oxidoreductase, with protein sequence MGRLTGKVAIITGAATGMGASEAMLFAQEGAKVVATDIQETHLQELIANIKANGGEAIGLKHNVTSEEEWKYVIQETINHYGKIDILVNNAGVASPKTIEYMEMNEWNRIMDINLNGCVIGMKYVIPEMKKAGGGSLINISSIGGIVGMAGTSPYTAAKGALRTLSKSAAVEYGKDKIRVNSVHPGIIVTPMTEESFKTAEPFYRTFTQLPYFGNPEDVAYGVLFLASDESRFMTGAELVIDGGWTAI encoded by the coding sequence ATGGGACGTTTAACAGGTAAAGTAGCTATTATTACCGGAGCAGCAACAGGAATGGGCGCATCGGAAGCGATGCTCTTCGCACAAGAAGGCGCTAAGGTTGTTGCGACAGATATCCAAGAGACACATCTGCAAGAGCTTATTGCGAACATCAAAGCAAACGGTGGCGAAGCTATCGGATTGAAACATAACGTAACATCTGAAGAAGAATGGAAATATGTGATTCAAGAAACGATCAACCACTACGGTAAGATCGATATTCTCGTCAACAACGCAGGTGTCGCTTCACCGAAGACGATCGAATACATGGAAATGAACGAATGGAACCGGATCATGGACATTAACCTTAACGGCTGCGTCATCGGTATGAAATACGTCATTCCTGAGATGAAAAAAGCCGGCGGCGGTTCGCTCATTAATATCTCCTCCATTGGCGGTATCGTCGGTATGGCCGGTACAAGCCCTTACACCGCAGCGAAAGGCGCTCTTCGCACCTTATCGAAATCCGCTGCCGTGGAATATGGTAAGGATAAAATCCGTGTGAACTCCGTGCATCCAGGCATCATCGTGACGCCAATGACAGAAGAGTCATTCAAGACGGCTGAACCGTTCTATCGCACATTCACGCAGCTTCCTTACTTCGGCAACCCGGAAGACGTCGCATATGGCGTTCTCTTCTTAGCATCCGACGAATCCCGCTTCATGACAGGCGCAGAGCTTGTGATTGACGGCGGTTGGACAGCGATCTAA
- a CDS encoding DODA-type extradiol aromatic ring-opening family dioxygenase, translating to MMPSLFLAHGSPMLAIEDTPYATFLEQLGQQLKPKAIVIFTAHWESEVLTISTHDHSYETIYDFGGFPDALYEIVYPAKGSSQLAGQLAERFQQAGIETRADATRGLDHGSWTLLHRMYPAADIPVVQISVHPYLAPESQYKIGKTLQGLGDEDILVIGSGVTVHNLRMLDWGQTKPEPWAVAFDDWLLDKVAQNDLPSLFAYDQLAPYARQAVPRAEHFVPFFIAMGSGSSQPQVIHRSYDLGTLSYLSMAF from the coding sequence ATGATGCCATCATTATTTCTAGCTCACGGGTCACCGATGCTCGCGATTGAAGATACGCCATATGCAACATTCCTTGAACAACTCGGACAACAATTGAAACCAAAGGCCATTGTTATTTTCACCGCCCACTGGGAAAGTGAAGTGCTCACGATTTCGACGCATGATCATTCGTATGAGACGATCTACGATTTTGGCGGCTTTCCAGATGCGTTATACGAAATCGTCTATCCTGCAAAAGGCTCGTCCCAGCTCGCAGGTCAACTCGCGGAGCGATTCCAACAAGCAGGCATTGAGACACGCGCTGATGCGACACGCGGGTTGGATCATGGATCTTGGACACTGCTGCATCGGATGTACCCTGCCGCAGACATACCAGTCGTTCAAATCTCGGTACACCCTTATCTTGCACCTGAATCGCAATACAAGATCGGGAAGACGCTGCAAGGTCTCGGTGATGAAGATATCCTCGTGATCGGCAGCGGGGTTACAGTACACAATCTGCGCATGCTGGACTGGGGACAGACGAAGCCTGAGCCATGGGCCGTCGCATTTGACGATTGGTTATTAGATAAAGTCGCGCAGAACGATTTGCCGTCCTTATTCGCTTATGATCAGCTTGCGCCGTATGCTCGTCAAGCCGTACCTCGCGCAGAACATTTCGTTCCGTTCTTCATTGCGATGGGCAGCGGATCGTCGCAACCGCAAGTGATACATCGGAGTTATGACCTGGGTACACTTAGTTACTTGAGTATGGCGTTCTAA
- a CDS encoding aminopeptidase, translating to MATFEEQLAQYAELIVKVGVNVQKDQQVFITGSTEMTDLVRLVAKKAYEAGASNVHVDWVDETLSRLKYENASDDHFTKFPEWEVAKRNTFLDARAAFIAIVSPNPDLLKGIDPQRIGSFQKASGQALEKYRQYVQSDKVSWTVVAAATKNWAAKIFPDVTPDEAQVLLWNAIFESVRLNTPDPVLAWEEHNANLHKKVEVLNGFHFHKLHYTAPGTDLTIELPEKHLWVGAGSTSESNVAFMANMPTEEVFTVPYRNGVNGYVSSTKPLSYGGNIIDNFKLTFEEGRIVKVEAEQGQAILQQLVDTDEGSHYLGEVALVPHESPISQSNILFFNTLFDENASNHLAIGSGYAFNVEGGKTMSREELDASGVNASITHVDFMIGSANMDIDGIQQDGTVVPVFRGGNWAI from the coding sequence ATGGCAACATTCGAAGAGCAATTAGCGCAATATGCTGAACTTATTGTCAAAGTGGGCGTTAACGTCCAGAAAGACCAACAAGTCTTTATTACAGGTTCGACCGAAATGACGGATCTCGTTCGTCTGGTGGCGAAGAAAGCCTATGAAGCCGGCGCGAGCAATGTTCATGTGGATTGGGTGGATGAGACACTCTCCCGGTTGAAATACGAGAACGCCTCCGATGATCACTTCACGAAGTTCCCGGAGTGGGAAGTTGCAAAGCGCAATACATTCCTAGATGCAAGAGCGGCATTCATCGCGATCGTATCCCCGAACCCGGATTTGCTCAAAGGCATTGATCCACAGCGGATCGGCAGCTTCCAAAAAGCATCCGGCCAAGCGCTGGAGAAGTACCGTCAATATGTCCAATCGGATAAAGTAAGCTGGACAGTTGTCGCAGCGGCTACGAAGAACTGGGCTGCGAAGATCTTCCCGGATGTCACACCAGATGAGGCACAAGTGCTGTTATGGAACGCGATCTTCGAATCCGTTCGTCTGAACACACCAGATCCGGTTCTAGCATGGGAAGAGCACAACGCGAACCTACATAAGAAAGTTGAAGTATTGAACGGATTCCATTTCCACAAGCTTCACTACACGGCGCCAGGTACAGATTTAACGATTGAGTTGCCCGAGAAGCATCTATGGGTGGGCGCAGGCAGCACAAGCGAGAGCAACGTTGCCTTCATGGCGAACATGCCGACAGAAGAAGTCTTCACGGTGCCTTACAGAAACGGCGTGAACGGCTATGTATCCAGCACGAAACCTCTCAGCTACGGCGGCAATATTATCGATAATTTCAAGTTAACCTTCGAAGAAGGACGTATTGTGAAGGTTGAAGCAGAGCAAGGTCAAGCGATTCTGCAACAGCTCGTCGATACTGATGAAGGCTCGCATTACTTGGGTGAGGTTGCACTCGTTCCGCACGAGTCACCTATCTCGCAATCCAACATCTTATTCTTCAACACATTGTTCGACGAAAATGCATCCAACCACCTTGCGATCGGCAGCGGTTATGCATTCAACGTGGAAGGCGGCAAAACGATGTCGAGAGAAGAACTCGATGCAAGTGGCGTCAATGCAAGTATTACGCATGTTGACTTCATGATCGGATCTGCGAACATGGACATCGATGGCATTCAGCAAGACGGTACAGTCGTTCCGGTATTCCGTGGCGGCAACTGGGCAATCTAA
- a CDS encoding 1,4-dihydroxy-6-naphthoate synthase, with product MEIAFSPCPNDTFVFHAWVHGLIPGAPELDVMYADIDITNYLAARREGPDVLKISYAALPWLLEDYALLPCGGALGRGCGPLVLMKDGGADPASLSGKRIAVPSDRSTAYLLFRLWAADHVAGGLGEIVVMPFDQIMPAVRDGQMDAGLVIHEARFTYQNYGLSLMADLGHWWETDTGLPIPLGAIIARRTMDLEALAGWIKASVEYAWAHPEISQAYILQHAQELSPEVAAAHIDLYVNEFTANLGEDGYAAISALLTRAADEGLVPRIDPALLR from the coding sequence ATGGAAATCGCATTTTCACCTTGTCCCAATGACACATTCGTCTTCCATGCTTGGGTGCATGGATTGATTCCAGGCGCACCCGAACTGGATGTCATGTATGCGGATATTGATATTACGAATTATTTGGCAGCGCGGCGCGAAGGGCCGGATGTGCTCAAAATCTCGTATGCGGCATTGCCTTGGCTTCTCGAAGATTACGCTCTATTGCCATGTGGCGGCGCGCTTGGCCGAGGCTGCGGGCCGCTAGTCCTGATGAAGGACGGCGGAGCTGACCCTGCATCGCTGTCCGGTAAGCGAATTGCTGTTCCGAGTGATCGGTCAACGGCGTATCTCTTGTTCCGGCTATGGGCAGCAGACCATGTGGCAGGCGGGCTCGGGGAGATCGTCGTTATGCCGTTCGATCAGATTATGCCGGCCGTGCGAGACGGTCAGATGGATGCGGGCCTTGTCATTCATGAAGCAAGGTTTACGTATCAGAATTATGGTTTGTCATTGATGGCGGATCTTGGGCACTGGTGGGAGACCGATACAGGGTTACCGATCCCGCTCGGTGCGATTATCGCACGTAGAACGATGGATCTCGAAGCGCTGGCAGGTTGGATTAAGGCTTCAGTCGAATACGCGTGGGCACATCCTGAGATATCCCAGGCGTATATTCTCCAGCATGCGCAAGAATTGTCACCTGAGGTGGCGGCGGCACATATTGACCTCTATGTGAACGAGTTCACGGCGAACTTAGGGGAAGACGGATATGCAGCGATTTCAGCATTGCTAACCCGTGCTGCGGATGAAGGCCTTGTCCCTCGTATAGACCCGGCGTTATTGCGTTAA
- a CDS encoding TetR/AcrR family transcriptional regulator has translation MEKQSRQDPRVIRTKRLLRDALIALMEEREFDHITVQDISDRATVKRATFYLHYKDKYDLLENCIDAVLEEFQREVSIRQEDEAFDYALGKPHPNFIQMFHQIAIHFHFYRALLVTNRIPYFAQGLMAVIHEFVSSGINRTEPDDSNLTARREIIIKYVESAFLEVIIWWIEQNMPYSEEEMASQLMDLSIQGPYIRNPVMKLKKEQEAADL, from the coding sequence GTGGAGAAACAATCTAGGCAAGACCCGCGTGTGATACGGACGAAGCGATTGCTCCGCGACGCACTTATTGCGCTCATGGAAGAGAGGGAATTCGATCATATTACCGTTCAGGATATTTCGGATCGTGCGACGGTGAAGCGGGCAACGTTCTATTTGCATTACAAGGATAAGTATGATCTGCTGGAGAATTGCATTGATGCGGTGCTGGAAGAGTTCCAGCGTGAAGTGAGTATTCGTCAAGAGGATGAGGCTTTTGATTACGCCTTAGGTAAACCGCACCCAAATTTTATTCAAATGTTCCATCAGATTGCGATACATTTTCATTTCTATCGTGCGCTGCTTGTGACGAATCGAATTCCCTATTTTGCGCAAGGATTAATGGCCGTCATTCACGAATTCGTCTCCAGCGGAATTAATCGCACGGAACCAGATGACAGCAATCTGACAGCGCGGCGCGAAATTATTATTAAATACGTAGAGTCTGCGTTTCTCGAAGTCATCATCTGGTGGATTGAGCAGAATATGCCGTATTCCGAAGAAGAAATGGCTTCACAGCTGATGGATCTATCCATTCAGGGGCCGTATATTCGCAATCCGGTTATGAAGCTGAAGAAGGAGCAGGAAGCTGCAGACCTATGA
- a CDS encoding futalosine hydrolase yields the protein MLTQGNEGEAAQAQKLRVLIMTSVEAERQAVLRGLQDQDRFDVCVAGVGSVIAAINTTKAIHTGDYDLVVNAGIAGGFIGRAEIGSVVVSEGIIAADLGAESGEGFISVDELGFGSSQIAVDAILSDRVTEALRAAELPVQSGLILTLSTVTGTQETADSLASRFPTAVAEAMEGYGVAAAAASYGLPVLELRSISNNIGPRNREAWRIPDALTALTAAFARLEEVL from the coding sequence ATGTTAACTCAAGGAAATGAGGGAGAAGCGGCACAGGCTCAAAAATTGCGCGTTCTGATCATGACCTCCGTTGAAGCCGAGAGGCAGGCGGTGCTGCGCGGACTCCAAGATCAGGATCGGTTCGATGTATGTGTCGCAGGCGTAGGTTCCGTAATTGCTGCCATTAACACGACGAAGGCAATTCACACCGGAGATTACGATTTGGTCGTGAATGCCGGAATCGCAGGAGGGTTCATCGGCCGGGCGGAGATTGGCTCCGTGGTCGTGTCGGAGGGGATCATCGCTGCGGACTTAGGCGCAGAATCTGGGGAAGGATTCATCTCGGTGGACGAGCTGGGGTTCGGTTCATCCCAGATTGCCGTGGATGCAATACTCTCAGATCGGGTTACGGAAGCACTACGTGCAGCCGAATTACCCGTGCAATCTGGTCTGATTCTGACGTTATCAACCGTTACGGGAACGCAGGAGACAGCTGACTCGCTAGCATCGCGGTTCCCGACAGCTGTGGCAGAGGCGATGGAAGGGTACGGCGTAGCCGCGGCGGCGGCCTCGTATGGTCTTCCCGTGCTCGAGCTGCGTTCAATCTCGAACAACATCGGTCCGCGCAATCGTGAAGCATGGCGGATACCAGATGCGCTAACAGCTTTAACTGCAGCTTTTGCGCGATTAGAGGAGGTTCTTTAA
- the pdxK gene encoding pyridoxine/pyridoxal/pyridoxamine kinase — MMMHKALTIAGSDTSGGAGLQADLKTFQERGVFGMTAITVLVAQDPHNGWFHDVFPIELSTIEKQIETVLAGIGVDAAKVGMLGSTEIIELVARKIDQYNVRNFVIDPVMVCKGADEALHPETNEALRDILVPKALVVTPNLFEASQLSGMAPIKTVDEMKEAAAKIHEQGAAYVLVKGGGKLASEQSAVDVLYDGKNFELLASEKFSTSFTHGAGCTYSAAITAELAKGREVREAIHTAKAFITEAIRHSFALNQYVGPTNHAGYRLSNQAK, encoded by the coding sequence ATTATGATGCACAAAGCACTAACGATTGCCGGTTCCGATACAAGCGGCGGCGCAGGCCTTCAGGCCGATCTCAAAACATTCCAGGAACGCGGCGTATTCGGCATGACAGCCATCACCGTCCTCGTCGCACAAGACCCGCATAACGGATGGTTCCATGACGTATTCCCGATCGAATTATCAACCATTGAGAAACAAATCGAGACGGTGCTCGCTGGCATTGGTGTCGATGCAGCCAAGGTCGGTATGCTCGGATCGACGGAGATCATTGAGCTTGTCGCACGCAAGATCGATCAGTATAACGTTCGCAACTTCGTGATTGACCCGGTTATGGTCTGTAAAGGCGCAGATGAAGCGCTGCATCCGGAGACGAACGAAGCCTTACGCGATATTCTCGTACCAAAGGCGCTTGTCGTAACACCGAACTTATTCGAAGCTTCCCAACTTAGCGGTATGGCGCCGATTAAGACGGTCGATGAGATGAAAGAAGCTGCGGCGAAAATTCACGAGCAAGGCGCGGCTTATGTTCTCGTCAAAGGCGGTGGCAAGCTTGCAAGCGAACAATCCGCTGTGGACGTGCTCTATGACGGCAAGAACTTCGAGCTGCTTGCATCCGAGAAATTCAGCACCTCCTTCACACATGGCGCGGGCTGCACATATTCCGCCGCGATTACGGCTGAGCTAGCCAAAGGGCGCGAAGTGCGTGAAGCGATTCATACGGCGAAGGCATTCATTACGGAAGCGATCCGTCATTCGTTCGCATTGAATCAATACGTTGGACCGACGAACCATGCCGGGTATCGTCTATCGAACCAAGCGAAATAA
- a CDS encoding CAP domain-containing protein, whose product MKKVMTRFSKAAMITAVAVAAMVPTAASAASAPTMNDVILSELNKNLPQQYSKVVTVPTIKTTTEKITVTVKDPKKITIIVKVPSNPTATKPVTKPVTKPTKPTTQVPQVTVPVQPKPTQPTKPTPPTNNVTPTESEASFAAQVVNLVNQERAKQGLAALSVDTPLAGMAMDKAVDMYTNNYFSHQSPTYGSPFDMMRQYNIKYGYAGENVAKGQRSPQEVMNSWMNSQGHRANILNKNFTHIGVAYHQGIWVQEFISKA is encoded by the coding sequence ATGAAGAAAGTGATGACTCGTTTCTCCAAGGCAGCTATGATCACTGCGGTGGCCGTTGCAGCGATGGTGCCGACAGCAGCGTCTGCAGCCTCAGCTCCGACGATGAATGATGTGATTCTATCGGAACTGAATAAGAATCTACCACAGCAGTACTCGAAGGTCGTAACGGTTCCAACAATCAAGACAACAACAGAAAAAATAACAGTAACTGTGAAAGATCCAAAGAAAATTACGATTATCGTAAAAGTACCTTCAAATCCAACCGCAACAAAACCAGTGACCAAACCAGTAACGAAACCGACAAAACCTACAACACAAGTTCCGCAAGTGACAGTCCCGGTTCAGCCGAAGCCGACGCAACCGACGAAACCAACGCCACCTACGAACAATGTAACGCCGACAGAATCAGAGGCAAGCTTTGCTGCACAAGTCGTGAATCTCGTGAATCAAGAACGTGCCAAACAAGGGCTTGCTGCTCTATCCGTGGATACCCCGCTTGCAGGGATGGCAATGGATAAAGCTGTCGATATGTATACGAACAATTATTTTTCACATCAATCGCCCACCTACGGTTCTCCATTCGATATGATGAGACAATATAACATTAAATATGGTTATGCCGGTGAGAACGTTGCTAAAGGCCAACGCTCCCCGCAAGAGGTTATGAATTCGTGGATGAACAGCCAGGGCCATAGGGCGAACATTTTGAATAAGAACTTTACCCACATCGGTGTAGCGTATCATCAAGGAATATGGGTGCAAGAATTTATCAGCAAAGCATAA
- a CDS encoding MBL fold metallo-hydrolase yields MIVYQNSRITVFQSALYHTTSSVVTLDECTIVVDPTWLPHEVREIREYVDQVGRGWPVYLLFTHSDWDHILGYGAFPEAKVIASEKLHHHPNPDEIVEQIRFFDDKFYLTRDYDLKYPVADIMITENGQQVQLGQTLLTFYLAPGHTDDGIITVIEPEGIMLAGDYVSDLEFPYIYSSSTDYEATMQMLYHVLEKHEMKVLVPGHGNITTDAIEMKSRVDQSVSYIQTLRNYMTEENQEAIDAMMEGVPFPRNMKNYHTSNQAQIRKELGR; encoded by the coding sequence ATGATAGTGTATCAAAACAGTCGCATTACCGTATTTCAGAGTGCTTTATATCATACCACGTCCTCCGTTGTTACTTTGGATGAATGTACAATTGTTGTGGACCCAACATGGTTGCCGCACGAGGTTCGTGAAATTCGCGAATATGTTGATCAAGTAGGTAGGGGCTGGCCCGTCTATCTGCTCTTTACACATAGTGATTGGGATCATATTTTAGGATACGGTGCGTTTCCAGAGGCGAAAGTCATTGCGAGCGAGAAGCTGCATCATCATCCGAATCCGGATGAAATTGTGGAGCAAATCAGGTTTTTTGACGATAAGTTCTATTTAACGAGGGATTATGATCTGAAGTATCCTGTCGCGGATATCATGATTACTGAGAATGGACAGCAAGTGCAGCTCGGCCAGACGTTATTGACGTTCTACTTGGCGCCCGGACATACGGACGATGGCATCATAACGGTGATTGAACCGGAGGGCATTATGCTGGCCGGAGATTACGTCTCAGATCTGGAGTTCCCTTATATTTATTCCAGCAGTACGGATTACGAAGCGACGATGCAGATGCTGTATCATGTGTTGGAGAAACATGAGATGAAGGTGTTGGTTCCAGGTCATGGGAATATCACGACAGATGCGATTGAAATGAAGTCACGTGTGGATCAGTCTGTCTCTTATATTCAGACGCTGCGCAATTACATGACTGAGGAGAATCAGGAGGCCATCGACGCTATGATGGAGGGGGTGCCTTTCCCGCGGAACATGAAGAACTACCATACAAGCAATCAAGCGCAAATTCGTAAAGAATTAGGGCGATAG